TTGGAACAGGTGTCTGCGTCCCGGTGGTTGGTTCTGATGTTGTTTCGGTTGTTGCCGGAGTGGTTCCCGCAGTGGTCGGCGGGACAGTAGTCGCAACAGTGGTGACGGTAGTTGTAGGAGGAACGGTTGTTTTGGTCGGGGTCGGGTTGAAGGTGATGGTCAGTCCCGGGTCGGTGACATCAGTATAGTCCATCGTGATAGAGTTGGATTTTTGTGCGTAGTTGCGGAAGGATGCAGGTTCGCTCCACTCCGCATAGATGGTGGTGGTCTTGCCCAGATCTTTTGGCCGGAAGGACTGGGTTGTCAGAACCTGGGCACTATTGACAGGAATATCAGCAAAGTTGCTGCCCGAAACATACGTGGTCTCAGAACCGTCCGCACCCTGAAAAACGACGTTCACTTTGGCACCAAGACCGCTCGGACCAACATGCGGTGCATTGATCTTGACCTGATAATACTCCGTGTCAAGGAATCCCCACTGCTGCACAGAAGAGACACCGTCTTTTGCAAGAACAATGTCGATGGAGAGTTCCGGATAGTAGATCATGACCGTGCCGAGTTTGGTTCCCGAACTATCGACGGCATCCCACGAACCGGTATAACTGCCGACGGATGCGGCGAGCAGTTCAAAATTGGATGCATCCTGAACCACAATGGTGTTGAGAACGTTGTTGTTCGGATTGTACTGCAGCTGCGCGGTACCGACAAGATCACCAGTGAAGTTTATCCCGTTCTCGTACACAAAGAGCGTACTGCCGGAAGAAACACCGCGGGCTGCTGCCGGGGAAGCGACAAGGCTGACGGCAAGAAGACCAATCAGCAGGATCAGAAGAATGCGTTTTTGTTGCATGGAACATCCCTCAAAAGTATAGTGTGTATGTGGGTTGTAGGGACATAGATTGTTTGCGGAGAAAACGATCAGGTGAAGGAAATTTTATTCGCATAGATCAGCGTCTCGGCCCCGTCCTGAAAGTGGCCGGTGATCAGAATAAAATGCTGGCCGGTCACACCCTTGGCAAGACCGGCGTAGAGGAGAGAAGCAGACCTGTCCCCGACGGATACCTGGCGTGTATCCTGACCGGCAGGAATTTCGACACCATCAATGTGCAGCGTTACAGAAGTAAGAGACGCTGCATCGTACTCCGGGTAGATGCTGACAACAACATCATTTCCCGAGAGCATCATCTGAACGTTAACCTTCCTTTCGTCTTCAAGGGAAACAACGGTCTCCGTCAAAACATAGATGCCGACACCCACCAGAAGCAGAATAATGCAAATGACTGCCAGAATAACAAGAACTACAGATCCACCGCGGGAACCGGGAGACATATAATATGCCGCGGATGCAGCATGGTTTGTCATAGGAAAACCCCTGCAGAACTTACGAACCGCACAGCTGAATGACCCGTTTGACATCCGCACAGAGAAGAAGAGTACATGCACCAGCTCCTACCGTGCGGGAAAAAACAGTAATTCCACACCATTCATGCGAGGTCTGCGGGGGGGGGGGCAAAAACCAAAATTTGAGCTTTAAATTTAAAAAGAATGCACAATGTGACGATTTTTCATTTACACCCATCCACTGACAATATCTCTCGTACACCACATCGACCCCCCACACCGGACAGAAAAATCTGACAAGTAAGTCGTAGTATATATTCCGCTGGACTATCATTTAAAGAATAGTACTGTGACCGTGACGGGACCAGTACGGGCGAACGCCTTATGCCAACCAACAGCCAACATACATACTCACATGCTCCGGTTTGCAATCCTCGGCCATAAGGCCACAACATCTCCAGACTTTTCCTTAAACGACATGCCGGGAGGTGCAGGAAGAATGGATGTTTTATGCCGCTGCATCAACAGCTCCTTCTTCCTCAGTCACGATCTCCGCCGCAATACAGAATGCTATCTGATCCTCGAGGGAGCCGAGCCGCACAAGACGCTCCGGTTCTCCGGCGAAACGATCCGGTCGCTGAACCCTGATGAGCGGAGTGCTGGCGCACTGATTAAGAAAGGATTGAGTACTCCTGCAGAACCGGAGTTCCGGAAAGCCGCCGATGGAATTGCAATCCGATCAGGAGGGCTTGCGGAGCTTTTACAGGAGTTTTCGTTTGCGGTTCTTGATGAGAACGGCAAAGACATCCGCGATGCAGAGACATTACCGGAGAATTTTATCCTGAGCGATCACATGAACTTCACCGAGGACGAAGAAGCATTACTCAAAGATCTTCCACGTTACTCGGTCGGGCCCCGTGTGCTGCATGCAGACCACACCATTACGGTGATCTTAAATGAGTTTGATCGGAGGGAGAGATCATGACGGACATTCTTGAAACGGTTCATCAGATTCTGGAGTACGGCGACATCTGCGACCACTGTCTGGGAAGACTGTTCGCAAAACGATCGTTTGGTTTAACCAACGAACAGCGGGGACATGCACTGCGGGTTGCCCATGCGCTTGCCTACAACATTCCGTTTGTCCCCTACGAGAAAGGTACCTGCTGGATCTGCAACGATCTCTTCGACAGCGTCCCTGCATGGGCAGAAAAAGCAGCGGCCGCCATGCAGGATATTGAGTACTCCACATTTGTGATCGGTACCCGTGTCCCCCCGATGATGACAGAGTCCGAAGAGATGATCTGGTCGGACCTGTCCCTCGAACATCCCGAACCGATCAAATCCGAGATGAACCGTGAGGTCGGCAAAGCAGTATCCGCCCTTACCGGAAAAAAGGGAGACCCGAAAAATCCGGAACTCACCGCCGTGCTGAACATCGCCGATGACTGCGTGGAACTGCAAATTGCATCCGTCTACTTCTACGGCAGGTATCTCAAGTATGAACGGGGAATCCCGCAGACACACTGGGACTGCCGCGCATGCCGGGGAAAAGGCTGTGAAAAGTGTAACTTCACCGGCAAACAGTACCCGACCTCAGTCGAAGAACTGATTGCAGAGATGCCAAAACAGATGTTTGCCGCAGAAAACGGAGTCTTACACGGATCCGGCAGAGAAGACATTGATGCCCTGATGATCGGTACCGGCAGACCATTTGTTATGGAGATGCAGAATC
The genomic region above belongs to Methanocorpusculum vombati and contains:
- the trmY gene encoding tRNA (pseudouridine(54)-N(1))-methyltransferase TrmY translates to MLRFAILGHKATTSPDFSLNDMPGGAGRMDVLCRCINSSFFLSHDLRRNTECYLILEGAEPHKTLRFSGETIRSLNPDERSAGALIKKGLSTPAEPEFRKAADGIAIRSGGLAELLQEFSFAVLDENGKDIRDAETLPENFILSDHMNFTEDEEALLKDLPRYSVGPRVLHADHTITVILNEFDRRERS
- a CDS encoding tRNA pseudouridine(54/55) synthase Pus10; the encoded protein is MTDILETVHQILEYGDICDHCLGRLFAKRSFGLTNEQRGHALRVAHALAYNIPFVPYEKGTCWICNDLFDSVPAWAEKAAAAMQDIEYSTFVIGTRVPPMMTESEEMIWSDLSLEHPEPIKSEMNREVGKAVSALTGKKGDPKNPELTAVLNIADDCVELQIASVYFYGRYLKYERGIPQTHWDCRACRGKGCEKCNFTGKQYPTSVEELIAEMPKQMFAAENGVLHGSGREDIDALMIGTGRPFVMEMQNPKIRNIDLRELESAINASAAPRVQVKLERWSDKKTVEMLKSHKGHKTYRILVDIDDSISLETVRNAVSKLKGALIHQRTPERVAHRRADLVRDRTVVDIECLGIEDSLYRIEVVGEGGLYIKELVSGDGGRTTPSLAEILAVPAKVVALDVVQVDGINNGDE